acttttatttgtaatgatgatttaatgtgtaattaaaatattataagtaattaaaatgtaacttaaaataaataaaattaactattttagtagtaaaaaaaaaaagagttaaaccGGAAAGCGGACATATATGAGTGGGATCCAAGATCTAAAATGGGAGAAGTTAAATATTGATTAATGCAAGGAAGCCCGATGGACAGCCATCCAACAGGCAAAAGTTTGCAGAGGCCTCGGTCATAGGGCAATCCAAGGTCACGTGaccattaaaacacaaaataagtAAAGGACACGTGATGGCGGCTGATGGGGTGTGTGCGGTACAGGTGATTTACCATCGAGTGACGTAACATACTAACTACCTTACCCAgtgaaaaaggtaaaataacaTATATCGTCGTTTTATCGTGATATATTGAGTTTTTATTTCAAgctaaaaatgatttatttatatgtttgaaattaacTGTTTAAAGAGATGAGGATGGAGTTAGTTGCCGAGATTTTGAGACCAACGGTAAAAacgagaaaagaaagaaagaaaatttgacTGCTAAACAACTACTCCTCCTACAAGTGAACCACAAGCCAAGAAACGCAGAGCAGTAACtttccctctctctctctctgctttgctttttatgttttatctGTCTCTCCATAAGGCTGCTCCTCAAACAAGCACTGCTACTTCTCATTGAACCAAAACCCAAAGaatatatcaaatcaattcCTAACCAAAACCAACTTCTTCACTGTTTCTTCAACCTTTCAAGTTATACTACTACTATGGGTACTCTACATGACGACGTTGTGATTATAAGGCCGTCGGAGAAAGAAGGAGACCCCTCTGTTATCACTGTTAACTGCCCTGATAAAACTGGTTTAGGCTCTGATTTGTGCCGCATCTTGCTCTTTTTTGGTCTTAGCATTGTCCGAGGAGGTAATTCCAAATCCCCCCCTCCCCTTGTTCTTTTAAACCAAGCTTGCATGTTTTTCCCCACTTTTTCCGTTACTTTTTTAAagttggttttggttttggttttaatGATGAGCATTTGGGAAGTATATCAAAAGTTTGATCATTTGGACTTAAGTTTTGATCACATGGTTTAGAGTtctttatgatatatatatatatatttttttaaaaaaagaaagaaagaaaattaattaatgattatgttggGGGGGTTTGTGTTGTGAAGATGTATCTACGGATGGGAAATGGTGTTATATAGTATTTTGGGTGGTTTGTAAGCCAGCGACAAGGTGGGAATTGTTGAAGAAAAGACTAGTTCAGGCTTGCCCTTCTTGCTCTTCTGCTTCTGGAATTTCTTATTACCGTTCTGAGTTGCAGTCTCCTAAGCCTCCTGATGTCTTTCTCATCAAGCTTTGTTGTGTTGATAGAAAAGGCCTTTTGCATGGTaatcactttttcctttttcaagatTTTGAGCTCTAAAATGTGGTTAAAAACTTTGATCAGTGAATGAATTTTAGATGTTTTGGTTTGGCAGATGTGACACAAGTTCTCTCTAGTCTTGAACTCAATATACAGAAAGTGAAGGTATCAACAACTCCTGATGGAACAGTGGTGGACCTTTTCTTTATCACAGACACCAGGTTCAGTTTATGTGTTCTGTTTGTTAGCCAGGATCAGTTGTTAAAAAACAGCATGTATTTGCCTTCTATTCAAACTACATATGTGTATGTCTAAATGATATTACTGCTCATAGTAACCCTGATACGCTAAGACATCTTGCATCTCTACCTTGAGTCATATCCTTTGGTaatattatgattttgttttcagGGAACTATTACATACAAAAAATAGGCAGGAGGAGACTTATAAAGCATTGGAAGATGTTATGCAGGATGCTATGATTAGCTTTAACATCGAAAAGGTTGGACCAGAAATTACGGCATGTTGTCAAGCATCTCCATATCTCCCGTCTGCAATAACTGATGATATTTTCAACTTAGAGATGTCCAATGACCTCCCAAGTGTATCACTTACTTCCAACAATGTTTGTGTCACGATGGACAACTCACTCAGTCCTGCTCACACGCTTGTTCAGATTGTTTGTCAAGATCATAAAGGTCTTTTATACGACATAATGCGAACTCTGAAGGATTACAACATTCAGGTAGAttgtttttccaaattttattgCCAATGTTCAGTATTATGATGTGCATCTGTCTATCATAATTGGCTTGAATCCTTTCCAAATTGCGGAAGCTCCgttttacttgtttaattttcaATTGGGAAGGAAAGCGTGCTTAGCCTGAAAACTAGTTCCACCCTGTTAATGCCTCAGTTTCGTTATGTGACTAGATTTCATATGGACGCTTCTATATAAAACAAGGAAGAAAGTGTGAGATTGACTTGTTTATAATGCAATCCGATGGGAAGAAGATAGTTGATCCTAGCAAGCAAACTGCATTGTCGTCGCGTCTGAAAATGGAACTGCTCCAACCACTAAGAGTAACTGTAGTGAGCCGGGGTCCTGACACTGAGCTTCTAGTTGCAAATCCCGTAGAGTTATCAAGCAAGGGCCGGCCTCTTGTTTTTTATGACATTACCCTTGCTCTAAAGATGCTTAATACTTGCATCTTCTCGGTACTTCCTCAGCTCTCTGCCTGATATGCTTTCTGTATTTTTGTTGCTTAAAACTAGCTTGCTTCATTGGGAGTTTGAACTTAACACTGCATTAGAGTTGATATAATGTGGCTGTATGTTTTACACATCTTTTCTGCACTATGTGCTTTTCTCTATTATTCCTCTTCGCTGTTCCTGTCTGTCCGAACATAAATCCAATGCATTACTTTTGTTATACCGCTTGATTCGGACAAAAAACTGATTTATTTGGAGTCTAGTGTTTGTCCCTTTTTCTTCTGGAAATTTGCACGGTTAACCTTTTCGAGTCTGCATATTTTTCAGGCAGAGATTGGGAGACACATGATCAGAGATCGAGAGTGGGAAGTTTACAGGATTCTACTAGATGAAGGGGCTAGTTCATCCATTCCGAGACGAAAGGTTGAGGAAGAAGTTTGGAAGCGCTTGATGGGTTGGGAATAACTATGATCGGTCACAACATTGCCCCCTCCACAATGGCCGTTGCTAGCGCAGCTGTACAGTATACTTTACCCTGCCACCACCATGTGGAGTCGGTGTAAATTATGGATCACTTTGCTAGAATTTCGCACCTTACACGTCCAGCTTCTGAGGCTAACCTTGCAATATAGGAACCAGTTGGTAGGAAGTAGATAAAAGGAACAGTACGTTGTTTTGGCCATGTATACATGAAAGTTGTATCATAGAGGTAGATATCGTGCATATATTGTTTTTGTAAAGTATCTTTGATTGTGGACCCTTTTGTGTGGGTCAGTTTGGTTTTAAATGAAAAGCAATCCAACCAAATTTCTAGTGTCATTTTTCATTTCCACATCATGTTGGTGCTAATCTTTATATCCAACACCCATCTCCGAGTCCGGGTTAGCATCGACCGTAGTAAAAAAAGGGATCATCAAGTGGTACAAAGATAGCAACACGATTAACGTTGTGGCTCCTGGTCATTAATAATATTCCTTCTTTCTTCGTGGTTGTTGGGAACTTCTTTGCTCTTGGTTTGCAACTTATCCAACAAAACTAGATAAATTTATGATGTCACATCGGAAACAGCTATGAATTGATCTTTGTCTAATTCGATCACTTTCATGTTGCATGTGAAGACATATACAccatgatattttttttatagcaGCAAATGAGAAGACCAAGAGTGTCATAGATTCCACCTTTTAAAAGTTCTCATAGCTCAATGAAGGTGTTGTCTTTTCTGATGTTCAACTTTGGTTTGTCGTTAGCCGGTTTGgggaagggaaaaaaagaaacatgTGTTTAACTGTAGTTGATATAATATCTATGGGATTTTGACAGGATATCTATCTATTAAACAAACTTGAAAGCTGATGTTCTACTGTTTGTTACAGACAAACAGGACCATAAAACAAAAATCCCCTAGTTTGATGAACCCAGTTTTCTTCATTACAGATTCCAGCCCAGGAAAGGAACATCTTTCGCCAGTAGGGTCTGAAACATTGTTTGGCAAATCGAATGTTGGAACTTGATTGAAACTTAAAAGGTGTTGCCAGACATGGCTCTATTACGCATGATTTATGCCCCGAACCATTTTGTCCACCGACAAGATTGTGGACTACTTCCCCGATCCAATCAACAGTCAGCcaccttattattattactattattattattgtctacaacttaaattcaaaactaaaataaactttaaatttacctaaataaataacaacaaattctaacattaaacaacaacaaTGATGCTAAAGGCCAACCAAAAGATTTTAATGGCAAAGCCAGTAACTATGAAGGTGGAGGGAAATGGGAAGGCAACCCGTCAGCTGAGGAGGCTGTCTTGGGTTGGGTCATGAACAGTAACTGTGTGGATTAGATTTCTGGAGGTGTTTGTGGAGGACAGTTTTGGATATTCAAATCCATTATAAGTTTCAGTTTTAAATAAGcttactaaaattatatatttagcaGATTcaatcactaatcaatttaattaaaatttaataaaataataaataatatttaattgtatataaaatatttaaattaaacttactAATATCTCTTTGACCATGATAGCACGAGCACCTTAATAAAAGCTTACTATCAAAGTGTATAAAGTAGGGATAATTGGTTGAAAATGGCATTCTCGGAAAAGCAGAGGGGAAGTGCAACATTACTCAGCTTTTACCTTCCATACCTTTGAGaattgtttttcaaaatttatagaatttttcTCTCTCCTTATGTGTTTAGTGTCAACAtactttttcataatataacataattctcctgatttttttataatcaacATTTACCATAAAATGTTTTTcagtaaaattgaaatttattaaacttatttttagatgaggttttatattataaaaacatgatgtaaaaagataattacaagagagaaaaatatataatgatgggtgatgatttaaaaattaaattagttcgtgtatacatatataatcactATTTCATATGTACATGATCGTaaggtaataataaaatatttgattaagtttGGTGTCTCAAGTCAAGTCACACCAACtcaattgataaataaaaacaaaaagttaaagttattattttattagatatagagataattatatgatttaaacattttataaaataaaataaattttgttagtaATCTTAAATTAGctacttaaaaattattttctcaattaaaactATTAGTTTGTTTTTCTCTACCcgtttttatttgttaacttctaattatgaaaaaaaatatctactttttaaaaatattattatttctcaaaataagaaatgttatttctaaaatttaaatatatatatatataatattatacattCACATTTGTGACAAATTCTAGTTGCTAATTATGTGCTTTTCACAAATTTTTTGGAGATAAATCTGTTCAAGAGTTAGATTACTTACTAGGCTTGAAGGCGCACTTGAATTATGGGagagtttgaataaaaattacataaaaatgaaCTTGGGAAAAAAACAGGTTTGTTTAATTTGAGTTGGGCTTGGGCTCCAATATTAAAAGGCCCAAGCCTGACCCATTTTCTATTCTatcatatatatctatattatgtaatttatataaaattaaatatataatattataatataaacattaaaaagacacatttacaatttaataaagaaagaaactaacaaaataatatattaaattaaaaagaattaattttttttatatggaaCAACCTAAAACAAGCTTGGGTCGAACATGACCAAAACTTGAGACCAATATTTTAAGTCGGGCCAAGCTTAAGCTTGTCCATAAACTTTCCTAATATCACTACATAGGCTTCAAATAGAGTTTAGTTAATTCACATATAAATTGTATgcatattattattagtttatatatgGATATGCATGCATAtgaaataactttaaattttaaagacaaTGTAACGTCTCAAAATATAGGAGGTTAATTGTAAGaaataactaaataattgaTTTAGTCTAGATGGTTACGTAGTTAGTGCACTCCCTAAAGAACTTAGATTTTATCCACatcttttccatttcttttcattttattttcagcaaCCAAAGAGAAACCAcattagaatatatattaattaaagtacaaatataacaaaaataggTAGTAGACCAATTGGTTAAGGCTCCTTTCTCCCTTATAACCTAATTTCAATTCATGCCAAACTCTCTTACCATTTCCATTTTTTCGCCTGAAGGGGTAATTTAtcatttagtcccttaaaagtttgaaaacctAGCTATTTAGTCCTATTTTTCTAATTACAttaggattttgttttattttccattccaAATTAGAATTCATCCATCTTTTTCTCTATATATTCATCTGTTCTTTCCccccttttcttttcatcatatttcacattatcttgttgttaaaaattattttgcttCCCGAACCCAAAAATCTATTCTCgattcaaaacatttttcaatcGATTTCATAATATCCCTTAGAAACATTCTTAAACATTGCCAAGAATCGTTAAGTTCAATTCGATCCtgataattaaatcttaaattctcATAGTATCTACATCCAGTGCTAATCTTTCATTCGAATTAAtggatcttttaagaatttttccaaaaatctaccaaaatcttaattttacttgaaattttttattaattcttgCGTAATTATCGGTTGAAAGACCCATTTTAGGTACCCCAAATCAAATTTGAACGTGAGAAACGTTGCTCAGGTCATTGAtgaaaggtgtgtgttcttttacaagcgAATTGAGGCAAAATCGTGTCTAGGATAAGGCCACACAGACATGTggaccacacggccatgtctccTTGAAAACCTTAGAATAGTTCGTTTCTCACACAGCCAAGACTTCTTCGCACAGTCTGTCGTACGGGCGTGTGGACCACACAGTctaccacacgaccatgtgccctATAAACCCTAGTGTAGTTTGTGAACCACACAGCCTAGACCCATCCACATGGCctaccacatggtcgtgtcatcCTTATAgcttaattttgcaattttcacACGGTCACAgtctgttacacggcctgggcacaCAATCATGTAACCCTTTCACACTGCTTGGCCATacgaccatgtgtcccctatttcacaaaatttacagTTTTACGTAGAATTTATGATTTGGTCAGATTAGTCATTGATTAGCTCCCgaactatttttagtgtttaatttattcaattaaacctatgaataatattatatttatatatttttgcagGATTTGtgaataaatatgtttaatgtATTTGTATTTATGATTGTTCATATAACATGCTTTATGATACCGCTAAATTATATACTTGAAAAACATATGTTTTTGACTATTGTATCGGTtatgttaagtatgactcctatttcagtcaaatttgagaaataatcttccagttaaactctgtttatttgtttcaatcaaactctaattagtctagattattttattattatttgacctatgaatttagcctataaatagactcttttaaaacattagaaaatacacccattagagattagaactcatagcacatttagagaattttgtgtttacgttttgagggttctttgtttttgggttttcggggtttagtttttatctccatcttttgtactcataattcttttgccattatagtaaaattatctttgcccgtggtttttcaTCCTCTTAGGAGAGGTTTTTctacgttaaatttgtgtgttaaatttctcaatttattccgctattttttacttgttgcttaatcgagtCGATCCCCAACAGGTTAGTTGAGAGCATAATTATTTCTACCACATTTGTTCTGTTATAAGTATGTTATTCATTTGCATTTTAATCCGTTATAAGCATTCCTAATGTTACTGTTAATTGAACACTTATTAAGAATGACTTTTGCTACTGAGTTTTAAGAATGACTTTTGCTACTGAGTTGATCAattataagcatattatttgCTACTGAATCGATTTTTTATAAGAATATTGAATGCTACCGTATTTTTCTGttaaaagcataattaaatACTACAGTATTGATTTGTTTTGAGCATgccatattgcattgcatagTGGTGGGAAGATTTGAACGGAGGAAGTAGTCGGCAATTTATCAGCTCAACTAATTATTTATCCACAACGTATTTTAGTCGATAGCCATCTGCTTGACGAATGGTTCATCCACAATGTATTAGAAGCTTTTATTTGCACAAATGGATGGTTCATCTACTAGTATTTTAGTCAGCAGTTCATCTGCTCGAccagtggtttatccacaacatAATAATAGCTCTTATCTGCTCAGACGGATGGTTCATCCaccaatatattttatcattagcCATTCATATGCAATGAtcagtggtttatccacaacgtGATGCAAAGGTAAAGGAGTTTTGGAAAACTCCTACTGTGGTATGTAGCAGTGGGATATGACCCTTTTTACTGTTAAACCGAATTTGTATTGCATTCATAAGTAATTACATGGCTACGAACATTGAAATATTATGTTGATTAGTTGTTCTGAATTACCGATATTCTGTATTGctaattaattgtaatttattCTATGAGTTGAAATTCTGCATGACTTGTCTACTGTTTGCACTGGTTCCtttgtgatggaactcacatTGTGCTTCATGGCTCACTCCCCCTTTTATTTCCATCTTTACAAATAACCCACTAGGTTAGAACACGGATGTGACATACGGAGGGATCAGAAACGTTTTATttatgaaagtattattagacttatttttataatttctgtCATTTCAGAActatactattttatttattttgtggcATGGGACTcatatttagggtttatttaGCATGCATAacatttaacttaaatttaaaacatggtTTTTATTTAAGCGAGGCAcgaaatatagttttatttaaaccaaataaaagtcACTTTTCCGCTAcaagattataaataaaatttgtctaATAAATTAACTAGAAATTAACTAGGTTTTCCAATAATAATCATTCTTTATAAGAAAGATGTTAaactaattgtttttttaactcatggatttttttttaaaaataagctaatttttcttctaaaaaaataaattaaaatgactatttCGTAAACCTTGATCATTACTAGGCCATTCTGATGGCCGATGTAATCTCTTCTGATTCAGGCATAACGTATAGGCcaggtttgggaggttacagacaataattaaaaatgtttaaaattttattttaaataacatttacaccctctctctctctctctctctctctctctctctctctctctctctctctctctctctctctctctctctctctctctctctctcttgttGAACAGTTAATTCCTACTCAACAGTTTAACAATAAGGTCGGTTATCAATTGGGCTAACTTATCATATTTAAAGTATGaggatcaaaatttgaaaatctaaaGTAAAGAGACTAACTTAGTAAAGTAGAGATATGAAATTAAGGATtatatctaaatatatataaatcatgtacaaacgtatataaataaactatacaatattaaattaaaattgtcaataaaaaaactataatgtAACAACGTCAAGCTTAAAGCAGTGAATTCAATCAATATTCATAGAGCCAATATAGAGTAATATGTttcgttttaatttttatcattaaattttaagttttgttaatatacaagttaaaattaatcaaatattttataataataatgaaaattttattttattttaattattttcatttagaagagaaaattttaaaattaaaaataaagatgttTTAAAATGcatcattttaaaaatgttgttgTTTATAGctattttgctttaaaaaataattttaaaattgtcaaatgattttataaatccATGACATGTTGTCGTAGAGAGATAAACTTGGGTTTatatgagaagaaaaaaaaagatgaagagGATATTCAAAttggaaattataaaatttgttaaggTTGTATGTGTCAATTGTGGGGTTTAATTGAGTCAAAATAGATGGTTTGCAGACCTTGTATTTAGGAGATGAGTTGTTAGTGATTTAGTTAAtacttttattgatttgttcCACCAATTTCGAATATCTGCTAATAATGGCTCCTATTTTCTAGTTCATAGTTGTTTCTTTTGCCTATTTAAAGCTTTGCATTTCGGCAAAAAAGTGAAGCTTAGTCTAAGATTTATCGGGTCATACGAGATTCTCGAAAGAATCAGACCTGTAGCGTATCAATTAGCTCTGCCACCgaaacttgaaaagattcataatgttttcCACGTATCGATGCTACGTCGCTATCATTTTGATCATTCTCACATGATATATCTCGGTGAGATAGAGTTACAGCTTGATCTGACATATGGTGAGAACCAGTTAGAATTTTGGCTTGGGAGGTGAAAGAACTGTGAAACAAACATGTATCATTAGTAAAAGTGTTATGGCATCAACATGGTACAGAAGAGGCTATGTGGGAGCCAAAAGAAACCATGAAATCACAGTACCCTAATCTATTCTTTggtaaaaatttcaaggataaaatttcttaagcgggagagttgtaacaaacCGTCTTTCAGCGGTGTCGAAAATGGTGGTTTCAGAACACCATTTTCGATGTTcgagttcataaatattagtTAGTATAAAGTTTAAGTAAAGTTTGGTAccttaattttgttaattggatagttatttaaggtacaatgactaaattgtaaaagtgataaaattaatCGTTATGGATTTTAATTAACCAAAAGACCAATTGAGCAATTACCCCCTTCCAAATGTACCAAATGGTGGTGGATGATATCAAGAATCCactatgtttaattaatttagattagtGTTTAGTTAGTTATagtttaattagataaattataattaattaaagttaatgaaagtatatatattaaattaaaagaaaaatataagccatttttgttcatcttttttattttcacgaGACAAAAAGAATAAGAAGGGTTTGACACTTTCAAACTTTGGTCCCTTGATTGGTAAGCAATTTCTAGTTcgtttcttgtaaattttatgtttttgagatcatgggagcttgatttagctagcct
The sequence above is a segment of the Gossypium raimondii isolate GPD5lz chromosome 4, ASM2569854v1, whole genome shotgun sequence genome. Coding sequences within it:
- the LOC105767966 gene encoding ACT domain-containing protein ACR10, which encodes MGTLHDDVVIIRPSEKEGDPSVITVNCPDKTGLGSDLCRILLFFGLSIVRGDVSTDGKWCYIVFWVVCKPATRWELLKKRLVQACPSCSSASGISYYRSELQSPKPPDVFLIKLCCVDRKGLLHDVTQVLSSLELNIQKVKVSTTPDGTVVDLFFITDTRELLHTKNRQEETYKALEDVMQDAMISFNIEKVGPEITACCQASPYLPSAITDDIFNLEMSNDLPSVSLTSNNVCVTMDNSLSPAHTLVQIVCQDHKGLLYDIMRTLKDYNIQISYGRFYIKQGRKCEIDLFIMQSDGKKIVDPSKQTALSSRLKMELLQPLRVTVVSRGPDTELLVANPVELSSKGRPLVFYDITLALKMLNTCIFSAEIGRHMIRDREWEVYRILLDEGASSSIPRRKVEEEVWKRLMGWE